Proteins encoded in a region of the Sphingomonas jaspsi DSM 18422 genome:
- a CDS encoding RNA polymerase sigma factor: protein MTLAWPRQYQAVRQRDRTIVPIVSPEWSGWEKADFVNSPGGLLTVLEANRARLVRYFAAHGAGEEAEDLIQELAIRLEAANRPVASPLSYIYRTATNLMIDWRRARQQSLKRDAAWADANDRFAEAVDHQVRPDQAIDARQRVDDLAAELANLGERARRILIGHRVEGKSQRELAAELGVSISTVESDLRQAYRLLSDLRVRWNKGDAS, encoded by the coding sequence TTGACGCTGGCATGGCCTCGCCAATATCAGGCGGTGCGCCAACGCGATCGCACGATCGTGCCGATCGTATCGCCGGAATGGTCCGGCTGGGAGAAGGCCGACTTTGTGAACAGTCCGGGGGGACTCCTGACCGTCCTAGAGGCCAATCGCGCCCGGCTGGTGCGATATTTCGCCGCCCACGGGGCCGGCGAGGAGGCGGAGGATTTGATTCAGGAACTGGCCATCCGCCTTGAGGCCGCGAACCGGCCTGTGGCATCGCCGTTAAGCTATATCTACCGAACTGCTACCAACCTGATGATCGACTGGCGCCGCGCCCGCCAGCAGTCCCTGAAACGCGACGCCGCCTGGGCTGACGCCAACGATCGCTTTGCGGAAGCCGTCGACCATCAGGTGCGTCCCGACCAGGCCATCGACGCCCGGCAGCGGGTCGACGACCTCGCGGCAGAACTGGCAAATCTTGGCGAGCGGGCGCGCAGGATCCTCATCGGCCACCGGGTCGAGGGCAAGTCCCAGCGTGAATTGGCGGCCGAACTCGGGGTCAGCATCAGCACCGTCGAAAGCGACTTGCGGCAGGCCTACCGCCTGCTGTCGGACCTCAGGGTGCGCTGGAATAAGGGGGATGCGTCATGA
- a CDS encoding CpaF family protein has product MNAFGKRNNLGAGARPSFGVARPMKGGPGGGGGEQFPPLDEPEAEAPAAEAPSAPATPGGAMDKLNNRQNASGDAASSKQEGFEASVHKIKEQVLPRLLERVDPEAAATLNKDELAEEFRPIIIEVLAELKITLNRREQFALEKVLVDELLGLGPLEELLSDPAVSDIMVNGPDQTFVERKGKLEIAKIQFRDEEHLFQIAQRIVNKVGRRVDQTTPLADARLPDGSRVNVIIPPLSLRGTAISIRKFSEKPITLDMMRGFGSMSEKMATCLKIAGASRMNIVISGGTGSGKTTMLNALSKMIDPGERVITIEDAAELRLQQPHWLPLETRPPNLEGQGAITIRDLVINALRMRPDRIILGEIRGQECFDLLAAMNTGHDGSMATLHSNSPRECLARMENMVMMGDIKIPKEAISRQIADSVDLIVQVKRLRDGSRRTTNITEVIGMEGEVIVTQELFKFEYLDETADGKIIGEYRSMGLRPYTLEKAKQFGFDQPYLESCL; this is encoded by the coding sequence ATGAATGCATTCGGCAAGCGCAATAACCTGGGTGCGGGAGCACGTCCGAGCTTCGGCGTCGCACGCCCCATGAAGGGCGGCCCGGGCGGCGGCGGCGGCGAGCAATTCCCGCCGCTCGACGAGCCTGAAGCCGAAGCGCCGGCAGCAGAAGCCCCCTCCGCCCCCGCCACGCCGGGCGGTGCGATGGACAAGCTCAACAACCGCCAGAACGCCAGCGGCGATGCCGCGTCGTCGAAGCAGGAAGGCTTCGAGGCATCGGTCCACAAGATCAAGGAACAGGTGCTGCCGCGCCTGCTCGAACGCGTCGACCCGGAAGCGGCGGCAACGCTGAACAAGGACGAGTTGGCCGAAGAATTCCGCCCGATCATCATCGAGGTGCTGGCCGAGCTAAAGATCACCCTCAACCGCCGCGAGCAGTTCGCTCTGGAAAAGGTGCTGGTCGACGAACTGCTCGGCCTGGGGCCGCTCGAAGAGCTGCTCAGCGATCCGGCGGTCAGCGACATCATGGTCAACGGTCCCGACCAGACCTTCGTCGAACGCAAGGGCAAGCTTGAGATCGCCAAGATCCAGTTCCGCGACGAGGAACATCTGTTCCAGATCGCCCAGCGCATCGTCAACAAGGTCGGCCGCCGCGTCGACCAGACCACGCCGCTGGCCGACGCCCGCCTGCCCGACGGCAGCCGCGTCAACGTCATCATCCCGCCGCTCAGCTTGCGCGGCACGGCCATCTCGATCCGTAAATTCTCCGAAAAGCCGATCACGCTCGACATGATGCGCGGCTTCGGGTCGATGTCGGAAAAGATGGCGACTTGTTTGAAGATCGCCGGCGCCAGCCGCATGAACATCGTCATTTCCGGCGGTACCGGTTCGGGTAAGACGACGATGCTCAACGCCTTGTCGAAGATGATCGACCCGGGCGAGCGCGTGATCACCATCGAAGACGCAGCCGAACTTCGCCTGCAGCAGCCGCACTGGCTGCCGCTGGAAACTCGTCCGCCGAACCTTGAAGGCCAGGGCGCGATCACCATCCGTGACCTCGTCATCAACGCCCTGCGTATGCGCCCTGACCGCATCATCCTTGGCGAAATTCGTGGCCAGGAGTGTTTCGACCTTCTGGCCGCCATGAACACAGGTCACGACGGTTCGATGGCGACGCTGCACAGCAACAGCCCGCGCGAATGCCTCGCCCGTATGGAAAACATGGTCATGATGGGCGACATCAAGATCCCGAAGGAAGCCATTTCGCGCCAGATCGCGGACTCGGTCGACCTCATCGTGCAGGTGAAGCGCCTCCGCGACGGTTCGCGCCGCACCACCAACATCACCGAGGTGATCGGGATGGAAGGCGAGGTCATCGTCACGCAGGAACTGTTCAAGTTCGAATATCTGGACGAGACCGCCGACGGGAAGATCATCGGCGAATATCGCTCGATGGGTCTGCGTCCCTATACGCTGGAGAAGGCCAAGCAGTTCGGCTTCGACCAGCCCTATCTGGAAAGCTGCCTGTAA
- a CDS encoding glycosyltransferase, translated as MLQQFIDLDSATRDAPLELSVIVPTLNEVGNVQPLLDKLALALAGIEWEAIFVDDGSSDGTPELLTQIAQADRRVRMIRRIGRRGLSSAVVEGALASTTPVIAVIDADLQHDERILPDLYRAIADGSELAIGTRYSDGGSTGDWDEKRLKISRFATALAAPVMKTPLSDPMSGFFAVRRDVLLDAAPNLSSVGYKILLDLVASAPRKLSLTEVPYTFGVRQHGESKLDDMVALEYLELLLDKMVGRFVPVKLIQFGAVGLLGVGVHLSLLFLAFDAAGFAFTLAQAFAVIGAMTFNFALNNRFTYRDRQLKGWAWAKGLASFYAVCALGAVGNVGIGSLVYETWHGVALAGIAGAVVGSVWNYVASGWLTWRKR; from the coding sequence ATGCTGCAGCAGTTCATCGACCTTGATAGCGCGACGCGCGATGCCCCGCTTGAGCTTAGCGTCATCGTCCCGACCTTGAACGAGGTCGGCAACGTCCAGCCGCTGCTCGACAAGCTGGCGCTGGCGTTGGCAGGGATCGAATGGGAAGCCATTTTCGTCGACGATGGGTCGAGCGACGGAACGCCCGAACTCCTGACGCAGATCGCCCAGGCGGACCGCCGCGTGCGCATGATCCGCCGCATCGGCCGCCGAGGCCTTTCGTCGGCGGTGGTCGAAGGCGCACTGGCGTCGACAACGCCGGTGATCGCTGTAATCGACGCCGACTTGCAGCATGACGAACGCATCCTGCCCGACCTGTATCGCGCGATCGCCGACGGAAGCGAACTGGCGATCGGAACGCGCTATTCGGACGGTGGGTCGACCGGAGACTGGGACGAAAAGCGCCTCAAGATCAGCCGATTTGCCACCGCGCTGGCCGCGCCGGTGATGAAAACGCCGCTGAGCGATCCGATGAGCGGCTTCTTCGCCGTGCGCCGCGACGTGCTGCTCGATGCCGCGCCGAACCTCAGCAGCGTGGGTTACAAGATCCTGCTCGACCTCGTCGCGTCGGCGCCGCGCAAGCTGTCGCTGACCGAAGTCCCCTACACCTTCGGCGTGCGCCAGCATGGCGAATCCAAGCTCGATGACATGGTCGCGCTCGAATATCTCGAGCTGCTGCTCGACAAGATGGTCGGTCGGTTCGTGCCGGTGAAGCTGATCCAGTTCGGCGCGGTCGGATTGCTGGGCGTCGGCGTCCACCTTTCGCTGCTGTTCCTTGCGTTCGATGCGGCGGGGTTTGCCTTCACGCTGGCGCAAGCCTTCGCCGTCATCGGCGCGATGACTTTCAACTTCGCGCTCAACAACCGCTTCACCTACCGCGACCGCCAATTGAAGGGCTGGGCCTGGGCCAAGGGGCTGGCCAGCTTCTACGCGGTCTGCGCGCTCGGCGCGGTGGGCAATGTCGGGATCGGCAGCCTGGTCTACGAAACCTGGCACGGCGTGGCGCTGGCGGGGATCGCCGGCGCGGTCGTGGGATCGGTCTGGAATTATGTCGCAAGCGGCTGGCTGACCTGGCGCAAGCGATAG
- a CDS encoding ArnT family glycosyltransferase — protein sequence MSSVDRATSRASVAALLIVLVAVATRIVSWWNPIAHVDDQFYLLGGQELLRGHWPYIDIWDRKPLGLFLIYAGIAAIGGSSVLVLNLVATSFAAATAMVVRQIAMRIAGPGAALMAALTYLIVLPLYGGQNGQSPVFYNLFIAGAFLVLLRSAERQEPPLAAAMGSMLLCGLAMIVKPTSFVEGGMIGLGYLWLLWRRGTAAVPFALTAATMIAVALLPTLLCFLPYWLNGKAAADAYIYANYVSIFERRNFQAIARLAGAALLMLYLFPLFIMAAIGGWKRWRDHRSQASTRLVIAWMAAAIFGYFSVPSFFDHYALPLLPPLCVLAAAFFNGASGRLWFAAYAVFCLIQGSILDASSNRHEAEAYARSRTTVAASMQGGCVYVFDGPSRLYVDFPQCRPTKYLFPDHISLITEAGAVGTDTLVELRRILDAKPAVIVTRTAQPGRQLKSVEALLNDRLSQGYRPVLHLPPDQNASLDNLTIWQRSDLSGPPVN from the coding sequence ATGTCGTCAGTTGATCGAGCCACCAGCCGCGCGAGCGTCGCCGCCCTGCTGATCGTCCTTGTCGCGGTGGCGACGCGGATCGTCAGCTGGTGGAACCCGATCGCGCATGTCGACGACCAATTCTACCTGCTCGGCGGGCAGGAACTGCTGCGCGGTCACTGGCCATACATCGACATTTGGGACAGGAAGCCGCTCGGGCTGTTCCTGATCTATGCCGGCATTGCCGCGATCGGCGGCAGCTCGGTGCTGGTCCTGAACCTCGTCGCGACGAGCTTTGCGGCTGCGACGGCCATGGTCGTCCGCCAGATCGCCATGCGGATTGCGGGACCGGGCGCCGCCTTGATGGCCGCCCTCACCTACTTGATCGTGCTGCCGCTCTACGGCGGCCAGAATGGGCAATCGCCCGTCTTCTACAACCTGTTCATCGCCGGGGCCTTCCTCGTGCTGTTGCGGTCGGCCGAGCGCCAGGAACCGCCGTTGGCCGCCGCAATGGGATCGATGCTGCTGTGCGGCCTGGCTATGATCGTGAAGCCGACCAGTTTCGTCGAAGGGGGGATGATCGGCCTCGGCTATCTGTGGTTGCTTTGGCGGCGCGGGACCGCGGCCGTCCCGTTCGCGTTGACGGCGGCAACGATGATCGCGGTGGCGCTGCTCCCGACGCTTTTATGCTTCCTGCCCTACTGGTTGAACGGGAAAGCGGCGGCCGACGCCTATATCTATGCCAACTACGTCTCGATTTTCGAGCGACGAAATTTCCAAGCGATCGCCCGCCTCGCCGGGGCGGCGTTGCTGATGCTTTACCTGTTCCCGCTGTTCATCATGGCCGCCATCGGCGGATGGAAACGGTGGCGTGACCATCGCAGCCAAGCATCGACGCGCCTGGTCATCGCCTGGATGGCAGCGGCGATATTCGGCTATTTCAGCGTCCCGTCTTTCTTCGACCACTATGCGCTTCCGCTACTTCCGCCCCTTTGCGTGCTTGCGGCCGCGTTCTTCAATGGTGCATCCGGCAGGCTGTGGTTCGCCGCCTATGCCGTGTTTTGCCTGATCCAGGGATCGATCCTCGATGCGTCCAGCAATCGTCATGAGGCCGAAGCCTATGCCCGTAGCCGCACGACCGTGGCCGCATCGATGCAGGGCGGATGCGTCTATGTATTCGACGGTCCAAGCCGCCTGTACGTCGATTTCCCGCAGTGCCGACCGACCAAATATCTGTTCCCCGACCACATCAGCCTGATCACCGAAGCTGGGGCCGTCGGGACGGATACGCTGGTCGAGCTTCGGCGCATCCTCGATGCAAAGCCGGCCGTAATCGTGACCAGGACGGCCCAGCCGGGACGGCAACTGAAATCGGTCGAGGCACTGCTGAACGATCGGCTGAGCCAAGGCTACCGCCCCGTGCTGCATCTCCCGCCCGACCAAAATGCGTCGCTGGATAATCTGACCATTTGGCAGCGGAGCGATCTTTCCGGCCCTCCGGTTAACTAG
- a CDS encoding ATP synthase F1 subunit epsilon translates to MADLHFELVTPEKLVRADEVHMVVVPGVEGDFGVMAGHAPFMTVLKDGDLQVFKTAGGQPETIKVSGGFAEVGDKGLTVLAESAQV, encoded by the coding sequence ATGGCCGACCTTCATTTCGAGCTGGTGACCCCCGAAAAGCTCGTCCGTGCGGACGAAGTCCACATGGTCGTGGTGCCGGGCGTCGAGGGCGATTTCGGCGTCATGGCCGGCCACGCGCCCTTCATGACCGTGCTGAAGGACGGCGACCTGCAGGTGTTCAAGACCGCGGGCGGCCAGCCGGAAACGATCAAGGTTTCGGGCGGCTTCGCCGAAGTCGGCGACAAGGGCCTCACCGTCCTCGCCGAAAGCGCACAAGTCTAG
- a CDS encoding glutathione S-transferase: MADTLRLEDCINRVCPWSGDPVQADSLTLYKGEVVGFCNPGCRDKFVKATSAFDAASHGKK; the protein is encoded by the coding sequence ATGGCGGATACCCTCCGCCTCGAAGACTGCATCAACCGGGTTTGCCCATGGTCGGGCGACCCGGTGCAGGCCGACAGCCTGACGCTCTACAAGGGCGAGGTCGTCGGCTTCTGCAACCCGGGCTGCCGGGACAAGTTCGTAAAGGCCACGTCGGCGTTCGACGCGGCCTCGCACGGGAAGAAGTAG
- the atpD gene encoding F0F1 ATP synthase subunit beta, which yields MATAAETKTKKAAPKKAAAATTTPGAGNLVGQIAQVIGAVVDVSFDGELPPILGALETDNNGNRLVLEVAQHLGENMVRTIAMDSTEGLTRGQRVTATGSMIEVPVGPKTLGRIMNVIGEPIDERGPIGATQTMPIHAPAPAFVDQSTDNAILVTGIKVIDLLAPYAKGGKIGLFGGAGVGKTVLIQELINNIAKGHGGTSVFAGVGERTREGNDLYHEFLDAGVIAKDADGNPTSEGSKVALVFGQMNEPPGARARVALSGLTQAEYFRDVEGQDVLFFVDNIFRFTQAGSEVSALLGRIPSAVGYQPTLSTDMGALQERITSTNKGSITSVQAIYVPADDLTDPAPATSFAHLDATTVLSRAISELGIYPAVDPLDSTSRVLEPRTVGQDHYETARKVQETLQKYKSLQDIIAILGMDELSEEDKLTVARARKIQRFLSQPFHVAEVFTGIPGKFVQIEDTIKSFKAVVDGEYDHLPEAAFYMVGGIEEAVAKAEKLAQDA from the coding sequence ATGGCCACCGCCGCTGAAACCAAGACCAAGAAGGCCGCGCCGAAGAAGGCTGCTGCCGCCACCACCACGCCGGGCGCGGGCAACCTCGTCGGCCAGATCGCGCAGGTCATCGGCGCCGTCGTCGACGTCAGCTTCGACGGCGAACTGCCGCCGATCCTCGGCGCGCTGGAAACCGACAACAACGGCAACCGCCTGGTCCTCGAAGTCGCCCAGCACCTGGGTGAAAACATGGTCCGCACCATCGCCATGGACTCTACCGAAGGCCTGACCCGCGGCCAGCGCGTCACCGCCACCGGTTCTATGATCGAAGTGCCGGTCGGCCCCAAGACCCTCGGCCGCATCATGAACGTCATCGGCGAGCCGATCGACGAACGCGGCCCGATCGGTGCCACGCAGACCATGCCGATCCACGCCCCGGCCCCGGCCTTCGTCGATCAGTCGACCGACAACGCCATCCTGGTCACCGGCATCAAGGTCATCGACCTTCTCGCCCCCTACGCCAAGGGCGGCAAGATCGGCCTGTTCGGCGGCGCCGGCGTCGGCAAGACCGTTCTCATCCAGGAACTGATCAACAACATCGCCAAGGGCCACGGCGGCACCTCGGTGTTCGCGGGCGTCGGTGAACGGACCCGCGAAGGCAACGACCTTTATCACGAATTCCTCGACGCCGGCGTTATCGCCAAGGACGCCGACGGCAACCCGACCAGCGAAGGCTCCAAGGTCGCGCTCGTGTTCGGCCAGATGAACGAACCGCCGGGCGCCCGCGCACGCGTCGCGCTGTCGGGCCTGACGCAGGCGGAATATTTCCGCGACGTCGAAGGCCAGGACGTGCTGTTCTTCGTCGACAACATCTTCCGTTTCACCCAGGCGGGTTCGGAAGTGTCGGCGCTGCTCGGCCGTATTCCCTCGGCCGTGGGCTACCAGCCGACCCTGTCGACCGACATGGGCGCGCTGCAGGAACGCATCACCTCGACCAATAAGGGTTCGATCACCTCGGTGCAGGCCATTTACGTGCCGGCCGACGATCTTACCGACCCGGCGCCGGCGACCTCGTTCGCCCACCTCGACGCCACCACCGTTCTGTCGCGTGCGATTTCGGAACTCGGCATCTACCCGGCGGTCGACCCGCTGGACTCGACCAGCCGCGTTCTTGAACCGCGCACCGTCGGCCAGGATCACTACGAAACCGCTCGTAAGGTCCAGGAAACGCTGCAGAAGTACAAGTCGCTGCAGGACATCATCGCCATTCTCGGCATGGACGAACTGTCGGAAGAAGATAAGCTGACCGTGGCCCGCGCCCGCAAGATCCAGCGCTTCCTGTCGCAGCCGTTCCACGTCGCCGAAGTCTTCACCGGCATTCCGGGCAAGTTCGTGCAGATCGAAGACACCATCAAGTCGTTCAAGGCGGTGGTCGACGGTGAGTACGACCATCTTCCGGAAGCGGCCTTCTACATGGTCGGCGGCATCGAAGAAGCCGTCGCCAAGGCCGAAAAGCTGGCGCAGGACGCTTAA
- a CDS encoding F0F1 ATP synthase subunit gamma: MASLKALKLRIGSVKSTQKITKAMKMVAAAKLRRAQQNAEAGRPYATRLSDVVSSLASRVTVGPQSPKLIAGTGKDETHLIVLATGDRGLAGAFNTNIVRAARKKAEELQAQGKTVLFYIVGRKGRPVISRVFPKAIVAQYDTSAMKAPAYADAQAIADDITDRYNSGQFDVAHLAYSEFKSVLAQDPKVDQIIPVVPAAPAANDKSTVASAAVEYEPDEEAILAELLPKNVAIQIYRALLENAAGFYGSQMTAMDNATRNAGDMINKLSIQYNRQRQAAITTELVEIISGAEAL, translated from the coding sequence ATGGCCAGCCTCAAGGCACTGAAGCTTCGCATCGGCTCGGTGAAGTCGACGCAGAAGATCACCAAGGCGATGAAGATGGTCGCCGCGGCCAAGCTGCGCCGTGCGCAGCAGAACGCCGAAGCCGGCCGTCCCTATGCGACCCGCCTGTCGGACGTCGTCAGCTCGCTGGCGAGCCGCGTCACCGTCGGTCCGCAGTCGCCCAAGCTGATCGCCGGCACGGGCAAGGACGAAACTCACCTGATCGTGCTCGCCACCGGCGACCGCGGCCTGGCGGGTGCGTTCAACACCAACATCGTCCGCGCCGCGCGCAAGAAGGCCGAAGAGCTTCAAGCGCAGGGCAAGACCGTGCTGTTCTACATCGTCGGTCGCAAGGGTCGCCCAGTGATCAGCCGCGTCTTCCCCAAGGCGATCGTTGCGCAGTACGACACCAGCGCGATGAAGGCCCCGGCCTATGCCGACGCGCAGGCGATCGCGGACGACATCACCGACCGCTACAACAGCGGCCAGTTCGACGTCGCCCATCTCGCCTACAGCGAATTCAAGTCGGTGCTGGCGCAGGACCCGAAGGTCGACCAGATCATCCCGGTCGTGCCTGCCGCTCCGGCCGCCAACGACAAGTCGACTGTCGCCTCGGCCGCGGTCGAATATGAACCCGACGAGGAAGCGATCCTCGCCGAACTACTGCCGAAGAACGTCGCCATCCAGATCTATCGCGCCCTGCTCGAGAACGCCGCCGGCTTCTACGGGTCGCAGATGACCGCGATGGACAATGCGACGCGCAACGCGGGCGACATGATCAACAAGCTGTCGATCCAGTACAACCGCCAGCGCCAGGCTGCGATCACCACCGAACTCGTCGAAATCATCTCGGGCGCCGAAGCGCTCTAA
- the atpA gene encoding F0F1 ATP synthase subunit alpha encodes MDIRAAEISRVIRDQIANFDADAQVSEVGSVLSVGDGIARIHGLDNVQAGEMVEFEDGTKGMALNLEADNVGVVIFGSDSAIKEGATAKRTGTIVDVPVGKGLLGRVVDALGNPIDGKGPIVAEKRSRVEVKAPGIIPRKSVHEPVQTGLKALDALVPVGRGQRELIIGDRQTGKTAVALDTFINQKEANKGNDESQKLYCIYVAVGQKRSTVAQIVRALEENGAMEYSIVVAATASEPAPLQFLAPYTGAAMGEYFRDNGMHAVIVYDDLSKQAVAYRQMSLLLRRPPGREAYPGDVFYLHSRLLERAAKLNDANGNGSLTALPIIETQAGDVSAYIPTNVISITDGQIFLETDLFYQGIRPAINVGLSVSRVGSAAQTKAMKKVAGSIKLELAQYREMAAFAQFGSDLDASTQKLLARGARLTELLKQPQYQPMPVEEQVASIYAGTNGFIDAVDVKDVTRYEAAMLSYLRSEHADVLKTIRDTKTLDDDTAAKLKDALGAFAKQFA; translated from the coding sequence ATGGACATCCGCGCCGCTGAAATCTCCCGCGTCATCCGCGACCAGATCGCGAACTTCGACGCCGATGCCCAGGTCTCCGAAGTCGGCAGCGTGCTGTCGGTCGGCGACGGTATCGCCCGCATCCACGGCCTCGACAACGTCCAGGCCGGCGAAATGGTCGAATTCGAAGACGGCACCAAGGGCATGGCCCTGAACCTGGAAGCCGACAACGTCGGCGTCGTCATCTTCGGGTCGGACAGCGCCATCAAGGAAGGCGCCACCGCCAAGCGCACCGGCACCATCGTCGACGTGCCCGTCGGCAAGGGCCTGCTCGGCCGCGTGGTCGACGCGCTCGGCAACCCGATCGACGGCAAGGGCCCGATCGTCGCCGAAAAGCGCAGCCGCGTCGAAGTGAAGGCGCCGGGCATCATCCCGCGCAAGTCGGTGCACGAACCGGTGCAGACCGGCCTTAAGGCGCTCGATGCCCTCGTTCCCGTCGGCCGCGGCCAGCGCGAACTGATCATCGGCGACCGCCAGACCGGCAAGACCGCCGTCGCGCTCGACACCTTCATCAACCAGAAGGAAGCCAACAAGGGCAACGACGAGAGCCAAAAGCTCTATTGCATCTACGTCGCCGTCGGCCAGAAGCGCTCGACCGTCGCGCAGATCGTCCGTGCGCTCGAAGAAAATGGCGCGATGGAATATTCGATCGTCGTCGCCGCGACCGCGTCGGAACCGGCCCCGCTGCAGTTCCTCGCGCCCTACACCGGCGCCGCGATGGGCGAATATTTCCGCGACAACGGCATGCACGCCGTCATCGTTTATGACGACCTTTCGAAGCAGGCCGTCGCCTACCGCCAGATGTCGCTGCTGCTGCGCCGTCCGCCGGGCCGCGAAGCCTATCCGGGCGACGTCTTCTATCTCCACTCGCGCCTGCTCGAGCGCGCCGCGAAGCTGAACGATGCCAACGGCAACGGCTCGCTGACCGCGCTGCCGATCATCGAAACCCAGGCGGGCGACGTGTCGGCCTACATTCCGACCAACGTGATTTCGATCACCGACGGCCAGATCTTCCTTGAAACCGACCTGTTCTACCAGGGCATCCGCCCGGCGATTAACGTCGGCCTGTCGGTCAGCCGCGTCGGGTCGGCCGCGCAGACCAAGGCGATGAAGAAGGTCGCCGGCTCGATCAAGCTGGAGCTGGCCCAGTATCGCGAAATGGCCGCCTTCGCCCAGTTCGGTTCGGACCTCGACGCGTCGACCCAGAAGCTGCTGGCCCGCGGTGCGCGCCTTACCGAGCTGCTGAAGCAGCCGCAGTACCAGCCGATGCCGGTCGAAGAACAGGTCGCTTCGATCTACGCCGGCACCAACGGCTTCATCGACGCCGTCGATGTCAAGGATGTCACCCGCTACGAAGCGGCGATGCTGAGCTACCTGCGCAGCGAACATGCCGACGTGCTCAAGACGATCCGCGACACCAAGACGCTGGACGACGACACCGCCGCCAAGCTGAAGGACGCCCTCGGCGCCTTCGCCAAGCAGTTCGCGTAA
- a CDS encoding F0F1 ATP synthase subunit delta, giving the protein MENSGGIQASLAGRYATALFGLARDEKQIDAVTRSLDTIEAAIAESADFKALTSSPLIGRADAGKAVRALVPTMGLDPITAKFLGVLADNGRLSELKNVVKLVRRLAADHRGETTAEVTSAHALSDDQVAALKTRLKARVGRDVAIDAKVDPELLGGIVVRLGSQMIDASIRTKLNTLAQAMKG; this is encoded by the coding sequence GTGGAGAATTCCGGCGGCATTCAGGCCAGCTTAGCGGGGCGCTACGCCACCGCGCTGTTTGGCCTCGCCCGTGACGAAAAGCAGATCGATGCGGTCACCCGCAGCCTCGACACGATCGAGGCGGCGATCGCCGAATCGGCTGACTTCAAGGCCCTCACCTCCTCGCCGCTGATCGGTCGCGCCGATGCCGGCAAGGCGGTCCGCGCCCTGGTTCCGACGATGGGCCTCGACCCGATCACTGCAAAGTTCCTGGGCGTGCTGGCCGACAATGGCCGCCTTTCCGAGCTCAAGAATGTGGTCAAGCTGGTCCGCCGCCTCGCCGCCGACCACCGCGGTGAAACCACCGCCGAAGTGACCTCGGCCCATGCGCTGAGCGACGACCAGGTCGCCGCGCTCAAGACCAGGCTCAAGGCTCGCGTCGGCCGCGACGTGGCGATCGACGCCAAGGTCGATCCCGAACTTCTTGGAGGCATTGTCGTCCGTCTGGGCAGCCAGATGATCGACGCCTCGATCCGTACCAAGCTCAACACTCTCGCCCAGGCGATGAAAGGTTAA
- a CDS encoding DUF1203 domain-containing protein — translation MTYRIRGLDPARFLPLFDLDEVELKRAETVRVTADADRGFPCRVSLEDARAGDTLVLTNYVSHDVATPYRTAYAIYVREGVAPADYVDQLPPVFAGRPLSLRGFGADGMLKEARLAAADAAEPAILDLLANDEVAYIDAHNAAHGCFAARIERYDSALV, via the coding sequence ATGACCTATCGAATTCGCGGCCTCGACCCCGCCCGCTTCCTTCCCCTGTTCGATCTCGACGAGGTCGAGCTGAAGCGGGCCGAAACGGTCCGCGTCACCGCCGACGCCGACCGCGGCTTTCCCTGCCGTGTGTCGCTCGAAGATGCGAGGGCGGGCGATACGCTGGTGCTGACCAATTATGTCAGCCACGATGTCGCGACCCCGTACCGCACCGCCTACGCCATCTACGTTCGCGAAGGCGTCGCGCCCGCCGATTATGTCGACCAGCTACCGCCCGTTTTCGCCGGTCGTCCGCTCAGCCTGCGCGGCTTCGGGGCGGACGGGATGCTGAAGGAAGCGCGCCTGGCCGCGGCGGACGCGGCCGAACCGGCCATCCTCGACCTCCTCGCCAATGACGAGGTCGCTTACATCGACGCGCACAATGCAGCCCACGGCTGCTTCGCCGCGCGGATCGAACGTTACGACAGCGCCTTGGTGTAA
- a CDS encoding GNAT family N-acetyltransferase has translation MRDLLAHHFAEMRADSPPEACHVLPIDGLRREAIRFFSLRDAAGTLLAVGALKRLEDKHGEVKSMRTHPDALGTGVGGTMLDHLTAVARSMGVEQLSLETGNSPLFDAANRLYQREGFVRCGPFGDYADTPFTHFYTKALS, from the coding sequence GTGCGCGACCTCTTGGCCCATCATTTCGCAGAGATGCGCGCGGATTCGCCGCCGGAGGCCTGTCATGTTTTGCCGATCGACGGGTTGAGGCGTGAGGCGATCCGCTTTTTCTCCCTGCGCGACGCGGCGGGCACGCTGCTCGCCGTCGGGGCGCTGAAGCGTCTTGAGGACAAACATGGCGAAGTGAAATCGATGCGCACCCACCCCGATGCGCTGGGCACCGGGGTGGGCGGGACGATGCTCGACCATTTGACGGCGGTCGCGCGGTCGATGGGCGTGGAGCAACTAAGCCTGGAGACGGGCAACAGCCCGCTGTTCGATGCCGCCAACCGCCTTTATCAGCGAGAGGGGTTCGTGCGCTGCGGGCCGTTCGGCGATTATGCCGACACGCCCTTCACCCACTTTTACACCAAGGCGCTGTCGTAA